One Diospyros lotus cultivar Yz01 chromosome 1, ASM1463336v1, whole genome shotgun sequence genomic window carries:
- the LOC127809528 gene encoding SUMO-activating enzyme subunit 2 isoform X2, protein MDTIEVSNLNRQFLFRQSHVGQSKAKVARDAVLKFRPHINITPYHSNVKDPGFNVDFFKQFNVVLNGLDNLDARRHVNRLCLAADVPLIESGTTGFLGQVTVHIKGKTECYECQPKPAPKTYPVCTITSTPSKFVHCIVWAKDLLFAKLFGDKNLENDLNVRSNDAASSSEHVEDVFERKKDEGIEEYGRTIYDHVFGYNIQEALKNEETWKNRNRPKPIFSRDVLCGEPMQQNGNMGTNFVADGSSSVSAMASLGLKNPQDIWSLRENSKVFFEALKLFFVKREKEIGNLTFDKDDQLAVEFVTAAANIRAASFGIPLRSLFEAKGIAGNIVHAIATTNAIVAGLIVIEAVKVLQNDVNNYRMTYCLEHITQKMLLMPVEPFEPNKSCYVCSERPLLLEVNTHRSKLRDFVEKIAKATLGMSFPLIMHGPALLYEVGDDLEEDMVANYAANLEKVLSELPSPITGGTIITVEDLQQELSCNINIKHREEFDEEKEPDGMVLSGWAQPTAKEKDNNTSAGNGASTSNASRAVPLEAEDDDDLEIISSEKWNLNIGKKRKLSEMSDAATSEPSRVVNETSKKKKVEELDDEDEDDLVMIPDGNSDGSEKKRLQQQQ, encoded by the exons ATGGACACAATAGAAGTGAGCAACCTAAACAGGCAATTCTTGTTCCGACAATCACATGTTGGGCAGTCTAAGGCCAAA GTTGCTCGGGATGCTGTATTAAAATTTAGGCCTCACATAAATATTACACCTTACCACTCAAATGTCAAAGATCCAGGCTTCAATGTTGACTTCTTTAAACAATTCAATGTTGTTCTGAATGGACTTGACAACTTAGATGCTAGGCGACATGTAAACCGTCTTTGCTTGGCAGCAGATGTTCCGTTGATTGAGAGTGGGACTACTGGATTTTTAGGGCAG GTAACTGTACACATCAAGGGTAAAACGGAATGTTATGAATGCCAGCCAAAACCAGCTCCAAAAACTTATCCTGTCTGCACAATTACAAGCACTCCATCAAAG TTTGTTCACTGTATTGTATGGGCAAAGGATCTACTTTTTGCAAAGCTCTTTGGGGACAAAAATCTGGAGAACGATCTCAATGTGCGTTCTAATGATGCTGCTAGCTCATCAGAGCATGTAGAAGATGTTTTTGAACGTAAGAAGGATGAGGGGATTGAGGAGTATGGGAGGACAATTTATGATCATGTTTTTGGTTATAACATTCAAGAAGCATTAAAAAATGAAGAGACATGGAAAAACCGTAACAGGCCAAAGCCAATATTCAGCAGAGATGTCCTGTGTGGGGAACCGATGCAACAGAATGGGAATATGGGTACAAATTTTGTGGCTGATGGTTCCTCATCTGTGTCTGCAATGGCTTCTCTGGGGTTGAAGAATCCACAGGATATATGGTCTCTAAGGGAAAATTCAAAAGTATTCTTTGAGGCgctgaaattattttttgtgaaaagaGAGAAG GAGATAGGGAACTTAACTTTTGATAAGGATGATCAGTTAGCAGTAGAATTTGTTACTGCTGCTGCAAACATTCGGGCAGCTTCTTTTGGGATTCCTTTGCGTAGTCTTTTTGAAGCTAAAGGTATTGCTGGTAATATTGTTCATGCTATTGCAACAACTAATGCTATTGTTGCTGGGTTGATTGTGATTGAAGCGGTTAAGGTGCTGCAGAATGATGTGAACAATTATAG GATGACATACTGCCTTGAACATATAACACAAAAGATGCTTCTTATGCCAGTGGAGCCATTTGAGCCAAACAAGTCCTGTTATGTTTGTTCTGAG AGACCTTTGTTGCTTGAGGTTAATACTCATCGGTCAAAATTGAGGGATTTTGTTGAAAAGATTGCTAAAGCTACGCTAGGCATGAGTTTTCCATTGATTATGCATGGGCCTGCCCTTCTTTATGAGGTTGGTGATGATCTTGAGGAAGATATGGTAGCCAACTATGCAGCAAACCTAGAGAAG GTTCTTTCTGAGTTGCCTTCTCCAATTACTGGTGGGACAATTATCACTGTTGAGGATCTTCAGCAAGAACTGTCATGCAATATCAATATAAAGCATAG agagGAATTTGATGAGGAGAAGGAACCGGATGGGATGGTTCTGTCTGGATGGGCGCAACCTACTGCAAAAGAAAAGGACAATAACACTTCTGCCGGCAATGGTGCGAGCACATCAAATGCTTCTCGAGCAGTTCCTCTGGAGGCtgaggatgatgatgatctaGAAATAATTTCCTCAGAAAAATGGAATCTCAATataggaaagaaaagaaagctaTCTGAGATGTCTGATGCTGCCACTTCAGAGCCTTCTCGTGTTGTCAACGAGacaagtaagaagaagaaagtggAAGAACTTGACGACGAAGATGAGGATGACCTTGTCATGATTCCTGATGGCAATTCAGATGGCAGCGAGAAGAAGAggttgcagcagcagcagtag
- the LOC127793597 gene encoding probable receptor-like protein kinase At4g39110, whose translation MTQTSTIHSTNSSPPSLSSSMAPTNIFIIILLVFFLFVSFITDPAAGDSSVFKPHDSILISCGSDKPTTHSDGRSFLSDEESLKYFSSDGRDILVSLPSAENVPSPIYLSARIFIEEAIYTFRLADSGWHWIRLHFFPLSNPQFNLQNAKFSVSTDSLVLLHEFTIGNNTGCFFKEYLVNMKTERLSIKFKPVTGAPAFINALEVVSAPDILINDNSTTLSDHKPFTGLPTQSFQTVYRLNVGGPELSSKNDSLSRTWMSDSRFLKHKELAKSVTVNPFVIKYPPGNSRFIAPQTVYASAVSMVDAGVRDPNFNITWNMDVDPSFQYMLRMHFCDIISEVLDDLYFNVYINGITASSGMDLSSMVEDLTTAYFIDFVVDSDVVSSQLTVEIGAYKLTTSAKNAILNGLEVFKMNNSVGSLDGEFGVNGNTAGSINKAVVAAVGFAMMFGAFIGLGAMVFRWRRRPQDWRKRNSFSSWLLPLHVGDASFLSSKNSLGSRKGQFYSSTMGLGRRFSFAELSEATKNWDSNEVIGIGGFGNVYLGLIDDDKRVAVKRGNPQSEQGINEFQTEIQMLSKLRHRHLVSLIGYCDENSEMILVYEFMSNGPLRDHLYGKNLPPLSWKQRLEISIGAARGLHYLHTGTSQGIIHRDVKTTNILLDDNFVAKMADFGLSKAASTTEQTHVSTAVKGSFGYLDPEYYRKQQLTEKSDVYSFGVVLFEVLCARPAINPSLPREQVNLAEWAMQWKRKGLLEKIVDPHLAGSIDAESMKKFAEAAEKCLAEYGVDRPSMGDVLWNLEYALQLQEASMQSRADDANGSSASLPPPAPAPSTPELRPIPPPSGNPGEVQVIGEHSGTAMFAQFAALNGR comes from the exons ATGACCCAAACCAGCACGATCCATTCTACCAATTCATCACCTCCTTCATTGTCGTCGTCAATGGCGCCAAcgaatatatttattattattctccttgttttctttctattcGTTTCATTCATCACCGACCCAGCCGCAGGCGACTCGTCCGTCTTCAAGCCGCATGACAGCATCTTGATTAGCTGCGGCTCCGACAAGCCAACCACCCATTCCGACGGCCGGAGCTTCCTGTCCGATGAAGAGTCCCTCAAGTACTTCTCGTCGGACGGCCGAGACATTCTTGTCAGCTTGCCATCGGCCGAGAACGTGCCCTCGCCGATTTATCTCTCGGCTAGGATTTTTATCGAGGAAGCCATCTACACCTTCCGGCTCGCTGACTCCGGTTGGCACTGGATCCGGCTCCATTTCTTTCCGTTGTCGAATCCACAGTTCAATCTCCAGAACGCCAAGTTTTCGGTGAGCACCGATTCCCTAGTGCTTCTCCACGAGTTCACCATCGGCAACAACACCGGCTGCTTCTTTAAGGAGTACCTCGTGAACATGAAGACCGAGCGCTTATCAATCAAGTTCAAGCCGGTAACCGGCGCCCCGGCGTTCATCAACGCGTTGGAAGTCGTTTCTGCGCCGGACATCCTCATCAATGACAACTCCACTACTCTCTCCGATCATAAACCGTTCACTGGCTTGCCTACCCAGTCCTTCCAAACCGTCTACCGGCTCAACGTCGGCGGCCCGGAGCTCAGCTCCAAGAACGACTCGCTGAGTCGGACCTGGATGTCCGACAGCCGTTTCCTAAAACATAAAGAACTAGCCAAGAGTGTGACGGTCAATCCTTTTGTCATCAAATACCCCCCGGGCAACTCCCGGTTCATCGCCCCGCAAACGGTTTATGCGTCGGCGGTATCAATGGTCGATGCCGGCGTCCgagatcctaacttcaatatcACGTGGAATATGGACGTTGATCCGTCGTTCCAATACATGCTCCGCATGCATTTTTGCGATATAATCAGCGAAGTCCTTGACGATCTCTACTTCAACGTCTACATCAACGGCATCACAGCCAGTTCTGGCATGGATTTATCCAGCATGGTTGAGGATTTGACGACAGCTTACTTCATCGATTTTGTGGTTGATTCTGATGTCGTATCTTCCCAGCTTACAGTAGAGATCGGGGCATATAAACTTACCACCAGCGCAAAGAATGCCATTCTGAACGGTTTAGAAGTTTTCAAGATGAACAATTCGGTAGGCAGTTTGGACGGGGAGTTCGGGGTAAATGGAAACACGGCTGGGAGTATCAACAAAGCAGTGGTGGCGGCGGTGGGATTCGCGATGATGTTCGGAGCGTTCATCGGATTGGGGGCCATGGTTTTTAGATGGCGACGGAGGCCGCAAGATTGGCGCAAGAGGAACAGTTTTTCTTCCTGGTTGTTGCCTCTTCACGTGGGAGATGCAAGTTTCCTGAGTAGCAAGAATTCGTTGGGCTCTAGAAAGGGGCAATTCTACTCGTCGACAATGGGGTTAGGTCGGAGATTCTCCTTTGCAGAGCTTAGCGAGGCCACCAAGAACTGGGATTCCAATGAGGTGATCGGCATCGGAGGGTTTGGAAACGTCTATCTTGGATTGATCGACGACGACAAGAGAGTGGCGGTCAAGCGAGGAAATCCACAATCGGAGCAAGGCATTAATGAGTTCCAGACCGAGATTCAGATGCTGTCGAAGCTTCGGCACCGACATTTAGTGTCACTTATAGGGTACTGCGACGAGAACTCGGAAATGATTCTGGTTTACGAGTTCATGTCCAATGGGCCTCTCAGAGACCATCTTTACGGCAAGAATTTACCTCCATTGTCATGGAAACAAAGGCTAGAAATCTCGATCGGCGCTGCCCGAGGGCTACATTATCTCCACACAGGAACATCGCAGGGCATCATACACCGCGACGTTAAGACGACCAACATCTTGCTGGACGACAATTTTGTGGCGAAAATGGCAGATTTCGGGCTGTCGAAAGCAGCTTCGACAACAGAACAAACTCACGTGAGCACCGCCGTGAAGGGAAGCTTTGGGTACCTGGATCCAGAATACTACCGAAAGCAACAGCTAACGGAGAAATCCGATGTTTATTCCTTTGGGGTGGTGTTGTTTGAGGTTCTGTGCGCAAGGCCGGCCATCAACCCCTCATTGCCCAGGGAGCag GTGAACTTGGCGGAGTGGGCGATGCAGTGGAAGCGGAAGGGGCTGCTGGAGAAGATCGTGGACCCGCACCTCGCCGGCTCCATCGACGCCGAGTCCATGAAGAAGTTTGCCGAGGCGGCTGAGAAGTGCCTGGCTGAGTACGGCGTCGACCGGCCGTCCATGGGGGACGTGCTCTGGAACTTGGAGTACGCGCTGCAGCTTCAAGAGGCTTCCATGCAAAGCAGGGCTGACGATGCCAACGGTTCCTCCgcctctcttcctcctcctgcGCCGGCGCCCTCCACGCCAGAACTTCGGCCCATTCCCCCTCCGAGCGGGAACCCGGGTGAAGTTCAGGTCATCGGCGAGCATTCGGGAACGGCCATGTTTGCCCAATTCGCAGCGCTCAATGGGAGGTAA
- the LOC127800063 gene encoding 26S proteasome regulatory subunit S10B homolog B, translating to MTSEPEDAVRRRTAVADYRRKLLQHKEQESRVRGVRDNLRATKKEYAKTEDDLKSLQSVGQIIGEVLRPLDNERLIVKASSGPRYVVGCRSKVDKEKLTAGTRVVLDMTTLTIMRALPREVDPVVYNMLHEDPGNVSYSAVGGLSDQIRELRESIELPLMNPELFLRVGIKPPKGVLLYGPPGTGKTLLARAIASNIDANFLKVVSSAIIDKYIGESARLIREMFNYARDHQPCIIFMDEIDAIGGRRFSEGTSADREIQRTLMELLNQLDGFDQLGKVKMIMATNRPDVLDPALLRPGRLDRKIEIPLPNEQSRMEILKIHAAGIAKHGEIDYEAVVKLAEGFNGADLRNVCTEAGMSAIRAERDYVIHEDFMKAVRKLNEAKKLESSAHYNADFGKD from the exons ATGACGAGCGAGCCCGAAGACGCTGTTCGCCGCAGGACTGCGGTGGCCGATTACCGCAGAAAGCTTCTCCAGCACAAGGAGCAGGAGTCCAGAGTCCGAGGAG TGAGAGATAATTTACGGGCTACAAAAAAGGAATATGCTAAAACCGAAGATGATTTGAAGTCTCTTCAGAGTGTTGGACAGATCATAGGTGAAGTACTTAGGCCTCTTGACAATGAACGCT TGATTGTTAAAGCAAGCAGTGGTCCGAGGTATGTTGTTGGCTGCCGCAGTAAAGTGGACAAGGAAAAATTGACTGCAGGCACTAGAGTGGTTCTTGATATGACAACTCTTACTATCATGCGTGCACTTCCCCGTGAA GTTGATCCAGTTGTGTACAATATGCTCCATGAAGATCCTGGTAATGTTAGCTATTCGGCAGTTGGGGGTCTGTCTGATCAGATCCGGGAACTTAGGGAATCTATAGAATTGCCTCTTATGAATCCTGAGCTTTTCCTAAGGGTTGGCATCAAACCTCCGAAG GGTGTTCTTCTCTATGGGCCTCCTGGAACTGGGAAGACATTATTAGCTAGGGCCATAGCCAGCAATATAGATGCCAACTTCCTAAAG GTTGTATCGAGTGCCATAAttgacaagtacataggtgagaGTGCAAGATTGATTAGGGAAATGTTTAATTATGCCCGAGATCACCAG CCATGCATCATTTTTATGGATGAAATTGATGCCATTGGCGGACGACGGTTCAGTGAAGGAACAAGTGCTGATCGAGAAATTCAAAGAACCCTCATGGAGTTGCTAAACCAGCTGGATGGATTTGACCAGCTTGGGAAG GTGAAAATGATTATGGCAACAAATAGACCTGATGTTCTGGACCCTGCACTCCTTCGTCCTGGGCGGCTTGACAGGAAAATTGAGATTCCATTGCCTAATGAACAATCCAGAATGGAAATTCTCAAAATCCATGCTGCTGGAATTGCCAAGCATGGGGAAATTGATTATGAGGCAGTTGTTAAGCTTGCAGAG GGATTTAATGGGGCTGATCTTCGTAATGTTTGCACTGAGGCTGGTATGTCCGCAATCCGTGCAGAACGAGATTATGTCATCCATGAAGATTTCATGAAG GCTGTCCGAAAGCTGAATGAAGCAAAGAAACTTGAATCAAGCGCTCATTACAATGCTGATTTTGGCAAGGATTAG
- the LOC127809528 gene encoding SUMO-activating enzyme subunit 2 isoform X1, with translation MASEQQLSAIKGAKVLMVGAGGIGCELLKTLALSGFEDIHIIDMDTIEVSNLNRQFLFRQSHVGQSKAKVARDAVLKFRPHINITPYHSNVKDPGFNVDFFKQFNVVLNGLDNLDARRHVNRLCLAADVPLIESGTTGFLGQVTVHIKGKTECYECQPKPAPKTYPVCTITSTPSKFVHCIVWAKDLLFAKLFGDKNLENDLNVRSNDAASSSEHVEDVFERKKDEGIEEYGRTIYDHVFGYNIQEALKNEETWKNRNRPKPIFSRDVLCGEPMQQNGNMGTNFVADGSSSVSAMASLGLKNPQDIWSLRENSKVFFEALKLFFVKREKEIGNLTFDKDDQLAVEFVTAAANIRAASFGIPLRSLFEAKGIAGNIVHAIATTNAIVAGLIVIEAVKVLQNDVNNYRMTYCLEHITQKMLLMPVEPFEPNKSCYVCSERPLLLEVNTHRSKLRDFVEKIAKATLGMSFPLIMHGPALLYEVGDDLEEDMVANYAANLEKVLSELPSPITGGTIITVEDLQQELSCNINIKHREEFDEEKEPDGMVLSGWAQPTAKEKDNNTSAGNGASTSNASRAVPLEAEDDDDLEIISSEKWNLNIGKKRKLSEMSDAATSEPSRVVNETSKKKKVEELDDEDEDDLVMIPDGNSDGSEKKRLQQQQ, from the exons ATGGCTTCCGAGCAACAATTATCTGCAATCAAG GGGGCGAAGGTGCTTATGGTGGGCGCTGGTGGAATCGGCTGTGAGCTCCTGAAGACTTTGGCTCTTTCTGGCTTTGAGGACATCCATATT ATTGACATGGACACAATAGAAGTGAGCAACCTAAACAGGCAATTCTTGTTCCGACAATCACATGTTGGGCAGTCTAAGGCCAAA GTTGCTCGGGATGCTGTATTAAAATTTAGGCCTCACATAAATATTACACCTTACCACTCAAATGTCAAAGATCCAGGCTTCAATGTTGACTTCTTTAAACAATTCAATGTTGTTCTGAATGGACTTGACAACTTAGATGCTAGGCGACATGTAAACCGTCTTTGCTTGGCAGCAGATGTTCCGTTGATTGAGAGTGGGACTACTGGATTTTTAGGGCAG GTAACTGTACACATCAAGGGTAAAACGGAATGTTATGAATGCCAGCCAAAACCAGCTCCAAAAACTTATCCTGTCTGCACAATTACAAGCACTCCATCAAAG TTTGTTCACTGTATTGTATGGGCAAAGGATCTACTTTTTGCAAAGCTCTTTGGGGACAAAAATCTGGAGAACGATCTCAATGTGCGTTCTAATGATGCTGCTAGCTCATCAGAGCATGTAGAAGATGTTTTTGAACGTAAGAAGGATGAGGGGATTGAGGAGTATGGGAGGACAATTTATGATCATGTTTTTGGTTATAACATTCAAGAAGCATTAAAAAATGAAGAGACATGGAAAAACCGTAACAGGCCAAAGCCAATATTCAGCAGAGATGTCCTGTGTGGGGAACCGATGCAACAGAATGGGAATATGGGTACAAATTTTGTGGCTGATGGTTCCTCATCTGTGTCTGCAATGGCTTCTCTGGGGTTGAAGAATCCACAGGATATATGGTCTCTAAGGGAAAATTCAAAAGTATTCTTTGAGGCgctgaaattattttttgtgaaaagaGAGAAG GAGATAGGGAACTTAACTTTTGATAAGGATGATCAGTTAGCAGTAGAATTTGTTACTGCTGCTGCAAACATTCGGGCAGCTTCTTTTGGGATTCCTTTGCGTAGTCTTTTTGAAGCTAAAGGTATTGCTGGTAATATTGTTCATGCTATTGCAACAACTAATGCTATTGTTGCTGGGTTGATTGTGATTGAAGCGGTTAAGGTGCTGCAGAATGATGTGAACAATTATAG GATGACATACTGCCTTGAACATATAACACAAAAGATGCTTCTTATGCCAGTGGAGCCATTTGAGCCAAACAAGTCCTGTTATGTTTGTTCTGAG AGACCTTTGTTGCTTGAGGTTAATACTCATCGGTCAAAATTGAGGGATTTTGTTGAAAAGATTGCTAAAGCTACGCTAGGCATGAGTTTTCCATTGATTATGCATGGGCCTGCCCTTCTTTATGAGGTTGGTGATGATCTTGAGGAAGATATGGTAGCCAACTATGCAGCAAACCTAGAGAAG GTTCTTTCTGAGTTGCCTTCTCCAATTACTGGTGGGACAATTATCACTGTTGAGGATCTTCAGCAAGAACTGTCATGCAATATCAATATAAAGCATAG agagGAATTTGATGAGGAGAAGGAACCGGATGGGATGGTTCTGTCTGGATGGGCGCAACCTACTGCAAAAGAAAAGGACAATAACACTTCTGCCGGCAATGGTGCGAGCACATCAAATGCTTCTCGAGCAGTTCCTCTGGAGGCtgaggatgatgatgatctaGAAATAATTTCCTCAGAAAAATGGAATCTCAATataggaaagaaaagaaagctaTCTGAGATGTCTGATGCTGCCACTTCAGAGCCTTCTCGTGTTGTCAACGAGacaagtaagaagaagaaagtggAAGAACTTGACGACGAAGATGAGGATGACCTTGTCATGATTCCTGATGGCAATTCAGATGGCAGCGAGAAGAAGAggttgcagcagcagcagtag